GTAACTCTGTTAAATCTCCATGTTCAAAAGAATAATTGATAGAGTTCACGTAGTACGTTTTTATatcattccaaaatattttgtagaattctGTGGTTAGGCCATCTGATCCTGGACTCttcatattttcatatcttttaatgcTAGCGTGCACTCATTTTCATTTATAAGACCTTCACAAGATTGTTTCTGTTCAAAATCCAATTTGACATTGTTCGATTGGAAAAAGTCattatttttaagtattaatttgTCCTCCGTATATAAAGTTTCATAGAATTTCTTTATGTATtcaattatttcagttttcttaGTAATTTCATTTCCATTGTCttctaatatatttattatctttGTTTCAGAGCGTTTTTTCTCtagatttgcaaaatatttagtatttttttctgatCCTTCTATCCATTCAGCCTTTGCTCTAATTAAAATTCCTTTCAACTTTTCATCTAATAGTtcgttcaaaatgtttttatttttatttagttcaaCTGCCAGTCTTTCATCTAAGGGATTAAGGTTAATTTcatattcaagttttttaattgttttctaatcttttttgttcttcattttttCTCTTGTTGTTTTTAATAGAATATTTGATTGAAACATCTCGAATCGTTCCTTTAATAAGTGCCCATAGAGTGTTTGGATTTGCTTCTGAATTCAAGTTGGCTATTTCAGTTACTGCATTTCTAATTTCTTGTTGATACTCAGGGTGTAAAATAATGctattgtttagtttaaaataacCTGGACCTTTTTCTTGTTTATTCTGCATTAGTTTAAAATGCACAATAGAGTGGTCTGATTGGTAGCTggttgaaatattacattttgaaactaaatttaatatattttctgagACGAGAAAATAGTCCAATCTGCAGTATATAGGTGATTTGTGATTCGAGTGCCATGTAAAACCTTTTTTATTGCGGTTATTTATGCGCCATATATCGAACAAATCGTTGTTTAACATtatattgtttactattttaGAGCAATTATTATTTGTATCATGTCTACCATTCATTTTATCCAGATTATAATCTAAAACTACGTTAAAATCTCCGCCTATTATTAATGTTTCGCTGTTATTTTCTATTATCACTTCTTCTAGTTTTTTAAAGAAGCTGACATCATCATTGTTCGGGCCATATACgttaattaaaacatatatattccccattatgtctatttttaacatttgcaGTCTGCCGATAATAATTTCCTTATATTCTATAAGTTTATATTGGAGACTTTCGTTTATGAAAATCCCAACCCCCTTACTATTACTACTGTTTCCACTTATGAACAAATCATGTTTCCATTGCCTTTTCCAATTCTCAGAATCAGTTTGTATACAGTGAATTTCTTGTAGGAAAGTTATCGaaaattgttgttgtttcagGAACTCAAATACTTTCATTCTTTTATCTTTTGATGCAATTCCTTTTACATTATAGGTAGAAAAGCTTATGTTAGTCATTGGATATTATGGTTCGTTTAAGACATATATAAATAACTTTGCGTACTGGAAGGTGTATAGCATTGCAGAGCATTCactgtatatattttacaaagaGGCACACACCAAAAGCGAGCGAGAGAGGATAGTGTCGGATGATTTATGATCAAGTGTTGTAGGTGCGGACTGGCCATCTTAagattaattattcattaattagttctgaaacaaacaaaaatgtattgaacaCAATACATAGTAGATACTGCAACTGTCTAGACACAACTGATGTCTTGCattgtatacatatacatatctTAAACATAGTTACTCATTAATtagttttgacacaaaaatatttgtattgaacAAAATACATAGTAGGTACTGCAACTGTCTAGACACAATTAATGTCTTGCATTGTATACATATACAAATCTTTAgcataattattcattaattagtTCGTGATTTTTTAAGtgtgttgtttaaaacaaaacacctTAGTTTATTATTAACTAGTGCTtgacataaatttatatataagttTTACTTTGCTTATAGCTGCGATAGTCtcatattaaaaaatcaaaaacatttctaAATTAATTATGATGGTATATAGAGGATCCCGCTATCTATAGTACTtcgtatattttgtaaaattctatatttcatttctgctaaatttttgaaacttttgttCGATTTATATTGAACAGACGCATATGTTAcgaacttcaaaaaaaaataacacagccTAATTTTCTTGTCTTGTCTAAAAACGAAAGGAAAGACAATACTATTTTATGCgacataaacaatattttctgtTTACGAACAATAGAAGTGACTTCTTGCTGTTTCACTTTGCCTTGTCCGAAAACGAAACACAAGACAAATATGAGCATTTTGTTAacagaaatacatgtacaagataaAATGTATTCTAAATGTATCTGCTATTTCTAAAAGATTCAGGTCGGTTTAACCGATGAATAGATGACTTCTATTTAATAAATGTGATAATGAAGAAAAATAGTTGTGCCTATATATTTTCTAACTCGAACATATAAAAATGGTCATTTACTGTAAGTTACGTCTAGAAcgaatacatgtacttttatcaACGGCTTGTTCTAATCAGATATGCTCAACACAAAAAAGATCTATTCTAGCTCAGACATATAAATGAACATTTACTAATATTTACGTCAAAACGCATATATGATTGTACTTTTATCCACAGCTAGCCTAATCAATATGTTCAACTGAATAATGAGTTTTACCAAACGTAATATTTAATCCCATCTATAGTAAACGTTTTTGTTAAACTCGTATTAACATCGCTACCGTTTACTATTACTTgcaaaagaaatagaaataaaaattcaGGTACCAGCTGTTCGGTGTTCGTTGGTATGGATCTACAAAGTCAGGTCGGCTTCGTCCGATCCATACCAAAGAACACCAGCCAATGAGTCCTTAGTCTAGCGTTTCATATTCAATCTAATCACTCTGCTGACAAATTGTAAATACATATACGTTCATGTATAGTAAGAGAATttcatacaaatacatgtatacaaccctgtgaaaaaaaaacatttttaattataaacatattgacacttttttaattaataatctGTCAAGAGTGCGACCAAAAATTCACGTCAAACaaatcttttaaatatttcacatgaAATATAAAGTTCTCGATATTTTAAGTCTTCTTTCTTACAGGTATATATGCTACAGGTAAATGCACTGTGATCACATTTTTCGGTACACTGGTCACATTTCTATACTGCGTATAGTTAATACCGTGACCGTAATATAACAAAGTATTACTTGGCCTTTACAttaatgttaatttatttttccTAAGTTTTAAATCTCGTTAGTTGTCTATACTTGTTGTTGACTGTTCATACGTGTTGCTGACTGTTCATACGTTTTGTTCGTTATTTGTTgtttttggcggccattttattTCAATCCAGTGCTGGTAGTCAGAGAACCTTACTTCCATAACTTTCCCCATTTTGGATTTATACAGTATTTTCCCATTGTTTGTCCATGCCGTCTCGACTTCATCCGGTGATTTCTGACGCACACATTCTAGTACGTGATAATTTAAACGTGTCAGATCTTCACTCAAGAATATACCGGTACCTTATATGTATTATAAATCTTGTATTAAGGAACTTAACGACAAACCTTCTCACAACAATCTGTATGCCGTGAAGGCGTGAATCTTGTCAGAGGCGGTCTTGTTTTGGTGAGCCACcagaatagttttaaaatttatcgTTTACCTATCTACTAATATATGGAATTAATATAGGAAGCGGGAAGAAATGTTTTGTTCAAACTGAGTTAATGTTTCCAAAACCATGCATGGCTGGCCATTTCTATGTTagacacaaaagaaaaaaaacactttataatttactgtagcggttctcgtatcgggtggcctcggtagctcaattggtagagcgttggcacggtaagccgaaggtccgaggttcgaatccggGTCGAGGTTGCACATTtgtcctgagactgttacatttgggggctctTCCGGGAtgttcacccttggagcccatgcaggacgaagcagtttggctggggtgtgtgTCGGAAATAACGTACATTTATGTATCACAACGTTTAACGCTATTTATTTGTATTACGTTTTGGCGTCACTGACGTCACTTCCTGATATTGTAAACATCTTGGGTTTGAATAATAGATTCATATGAACCAGACGTGCGTTCTTATATAGAGTTTAACTGCAACCCCCCACATTTTGGTGCCGTGACAAACGCAACGATGAAAGTAGTTAAATTGCGATCACTGAGAGACAGCCAACGCAAAGTTAATGAAATTCAACTTGAGAAAATTCAACGTGCTAAAGAAAATTCATCGATGTTGGAATTTCGAACCATCTTGGAATCAGTCACGAACAAAGTAGAAAATTTGAGATCACTGAATGAGAAAATTTTAGAACAGACAGAAATAACCGAAATTGAAGAGGAACTTATCAGCAGTGAAGATTTTTCGTTGCAAATTGAAATACAACTTCGTCAATTTCGTGAATTTGACAATTTTTCAAACAAGGAGAGAAATAATTCGTCATCTTCAGATCAACATCAAACTGTAACTTTTCCAAGCGCTAGCAGTGTACATTCAGCACAGTATCATCGTCTACCTAAATTATCGTTACCTACTTTTGACGGAAATAGTCTACAGTGGCAATCGTTTTGGGACTCTTTCAGCACTACTGTTCACACAAATCCGAATTTGTCAGATGTGCAGAAATTTAATTATCTATGATCGCAGGTGGATGACGACGCAGCCAGAACTATTGAGGGATTTGCACTTACGAACTCCAACTACGTTAAGGCAGTCAACTTCTACAGGAACAGTATGGGCAGACGCATAAAATTATACACGCATACATGCAGGCTTTGTTACAACTTATGTCACCAAACAACACACTCAGCAGTCTGAGAAATTATTATGATAAACTAGAAACCTATATCCGTGGACTTGAATCATTGAATCAACATCAGGAATCTTACGGAACACTTTTAGTGCCAGTTGTCTTTGATAAACTTCCGGCGAAAATACGAAAATCCTTATCACGAGAACATAAGGGCAGTAATCTTCAGCTAAACGAACTTCGCAAAGCAATTTACGAGGAAATTAACGTTATGGAAGCAGGTCAGATCAACAGCCACAGCATATTAGAAAACCCCGCTACAATGTCAATCTTAACAAGTTCCGGTCCGAAAGAAGGATTTCAGCGGAATAAAGATAGGAAACATTCTCAGCAGCAGCAACATTCTCAGCAACAAGATCGACACCCTAGTAACCAAAAGGTATGTGTTTTTTGCTCAAGTAACACACATTTATCAATTGACTGTAACGTAATAATTGATTACACATCACGAATGACAGTTGTTAGAAATAAACGCCTCTGCATCAATTGTTTGGGTACGCATCAAGTGTCGAAATGCAAATCGCAGAAAAAGTGCAGAAATTGTCAAAGGGACATCATACAAGTATTTGTCAGAAAACAGGCAGTACAGAACAGACACAAAACGGAACTATATATTCAACACCAAGTTCAGGTAATACCCAGGTTCATCAGCAAGCGGTGACTCTACATACCTACGATGACATCACACGAAAACAGACGACATCCTTACAATTGTCTTCCAATGTGCTATTGAAGACGGCTATATCACCAGTTACTTCCGGCATGTGTACAGCAGACACAAATATATTATTTGATGAGGGATCACAACGATCATTTATTACGCAAAATCAAGCAGAAAAGCTTAAAGTTACAACAACGGGAACTGACACGATACATCTCGCAAGCTTCGGGAATTCAACAAATGAGGTCCGATATTTGGAAACAACCAGAATTTATTTGATCACAACATCCGGTGAAAAGATCCCGATAGATGTGTTGATAGTGCCAACTATTGCAGTGCCTCTACAAAATTACAACAGAAGTGTGACAAACCTCCAATACATAAAAGGTCTGAAACTTGCGCATCCAGTAACTGATGatgaaacatttgaaatacaacTACTTATCGGCGCAGATTTTTACTGGAAGGTTATTGAAGATGAAGTGATCCGTGGCTCGGGACCTACAGCTGTAAACTCCAAGATTGGATTCCTCCTCTCCGGTCCGGTTCCATTTCAACCGTCAGGACGAAAACCTACAACCAATTTAACTCTACATGTTATCACGCAAGCTCCGAACGAAATCGATTTAGAAAAAATCTGGAAGCTTGAAAGCTTAGGAATTGAACATGATGACTTTGATACGACAAAAGGGATTACATGAGTACATATCAAGCGAATTCCATCACGTTTACGGGTGAGAGATACACAGCCGAGTTGCCACGGAAATTAGATAGCCCACCTCTACCTACAAACTATGACATAGTGAAGCGCAGAACTGGAAACTTATTAAACAAGTTACGTCAAGACCCAGTTACGCTGAACCATTACAATGTTATAATAAAAGATCAGATAAAGAAAGAATTCATAGAAGAAGTCATGCCTACAGATGAACCCGGAAAGAGAGTACACTACATTCCCCATCACGCCGTGAAAAAGGAATCTTCGACAACACCCATACGCATTGTGTACGATTGTAGTTGTCGGATGTCACGAAACCACCCGAGTTTAAACGATTGTCTGCAATCTACACCACCGCAACTCAACGACTTGGCAGCCATATTAGTTCGATTTAGATTTCACAAATTTGCAGTTGTTAGTGATATCGAGAAGGCATTTCTGAATGTGGGACTACACGAGAAGGACCGAGATGTCACACGATTTGTATGGCCTTCAGATCCAACTAATCCCGACAGCCCATTGAAAACATATCGTTTCAAGTCCGTACTTTTCGGATCAGTTTGCTCCCCTTTTATATTAAATGCAACAATACTGAAGCATCTATAGAAAATCTGCGAAAATTGGGTCAGCGAAAAACTGTGCAACGATCTGTATGTAGACAACTTCTTGTCCAGTTTTGATAAGGAAGCAGACGTGATAAGATATTTATGGGAGTCACGTGATCTTATGTCAGCTGCAGGGTTTAATCTACGATCGTGGAACTCAAACAGTATCTTGCTCAGGAAAATGGCGACACATCACAATGTACTCGACGAAGATAAAGTAACAAAACTGTTAGGATTACGCTGGCAACCAGAAATGGACATAATGACATTTGCAGAAAGACCGATAGACACAAACCCGATTACGACCAAACGTTATATTTTACAAAGTACATCACGAATATATGACCCTCTCGGCATACTCAGTCCAGTTACCGTAAGAGCCAAGTTACTACTCCAAGATATTTGGAAAGAACATTTCACTTGGGATACACCACTGCCTATTACTTATCAACGGAGATGGTTGAACATAGCGGCAGATTTGAATACTTCAGTGAAAACACAGTTTTATAGACATTATTTTACAGATGTAGACGACAAATCAGTACCTTGTTTACACGTATTCGTCGATGCTAGTACACAGTCATACGGTGCTACAGTTTACATCAGCAAAGGCGTAATTTCAACCTTAGTAATGGCAAAGAACAGAGTTGCGCCAGTTAAAACACTCACTCTACCAAAGCTTGAACTCATGGCAGCCGTCATAGAAGCCAGATTATCACAGCATTTACAGTCAGCACTAGGAATACAGGAGATATGCTATTGGACTGATAGCCAAATTGTACTACATTGGCAAATTAACACAGAAAACAACAACCGATTTGTGAGAACACGTGTATCAGAAATCACAGCTTTAACCGGAAATCAGAATTGGAGATACTGTCCAACCCAAGAGAATCCGGCAGATTTATTGACCCGTGGAATTTCTGCCAAACAATATCAAGAAAGTAATTTATGGTTTAATGGACCATCGTGGATCACCCAGAAGTCTCAGTGGCCGACATGGAACATTAGAGTCTCAACCGTATTATCTACTTCAGCAGACGACAAAACCGGAAGTCGAACCAACGAAGAATCTCCAACCCACATGACGAGAAAAAATAGTTTTGCAATCCAAGATGTGATTGAAGTGAACAGATTCAGCaagcttaaaggcctagattcactactatataagtgcccccccccccccaatccaatatgcaactcccatcttatctgctgcttatcagcgattatgtaaccgtaactgattagagagcaattagcacagcagggaccccaactggaccatgaagatgtgtgcagtggagttgaaagaaattaattgtggaatgataataataagattaatcattattttgatattatatagatgataataataagttactttaatgttataataatgctaatgctaatgctaatgctaataatgctaatgctaataataataataataataacaattattattattatattacataaaggatgattaaagatacagtaataatactgaaaataataatgataataaaacacgcGAAAAAATTCaagagttctttgtgctgacaaacaatatttttctaattggaaactgggtttcttgtattcatgtaatcaacataatttgaacttaaaattattgtgttccatctatactgaattttcattttcagtatgttgccaaaagtgacttttttcatgctttgcaaTTTCaagacagactttgaaaaaaataaaaacttgcatatttctttaattaagtttatcattatttcattattgtgaaaataatttctgattatcttattattgtgtttgatcaacaaatagttttctttacatagaaatgaaaaaaaaatctagtataactttaaaagttatcaattatataacaatttaagataaattatattgtttccccttctcactaattgatacactagtatggtagactgactctccaataaacattggcccttgttaattggaaccatactgtgatggtcattagcccccaactgtgctggcgaagacagaaatcccttggcccactgccaaaatctaggcctttaaacgATTACTACGCGTCACAGCTTACGTCTTGCGATTTATACGTAATTGTAGAATAGTAAGCCAGTCAAGAAACAGTGGTTCCATAACACTACAAGAACTTGAGAATGCAGAAATGTTACATATTCGACAGTGTCAACAGAATTTCTACAGTAAAGAAATATCTAATCTACAATCCGGAAAATCACGGTTAGCGGTTGTTAGACAGTTACGTCTTTACCTAGATTCAGATGGTTATATCAGATGTGGAGGCAGAATACACAACGCACCCCTGGACGAAAATACCCGGTTTCCGATTCTCTTACCAGCAAAACATCACCTGACAAAACTTATCATATTTGATGCGCACGAGAAACAGTTACATTCAGGTACAAGTGCAACTATCTGCCACCTACAACAGAAATATTGGATTCCAATAATACGTCAATGTGTAAAATCACTACTTAGAAAATGCACAATATGCCGTAAAATCAACTCCAAACCCTACCTTGCTCCAGATCCACCGCCATTACCAACATACAGAGTGAAAAATTCATCACCTTTTGCTGTGACAGGGATTGACTTCAGTGGAGCACTTTACGTCCGAGGAGAGTCCGGCCGAGAGTCCAAGACATATGTGTGTCTTTTTACATGTGCGACTACCAGAGCAGTACACCTTGAACCAGACGTGCGTTCTTATATAGAGTTTaaccgcaccccccccccccagccccctCCCCCGCCGCCCCCACAGTGTGCATCtaaattcggttaacagtctgcggtaGACATcggccaggagtgccaatgtctcgcaataagagggaaggtatgtagcggttctcgtatcggatGGCCACGGTAGCTCAATTAGTAGAGCGTTGGCGcagtaagccgaaggtccgaggttcgaatcccggtcgagtCTGCACATTtgtcctgagactgttacattacATTAAATTTATTGATGACAAATGTATCTTACGCGTCATAATCACGTTACtaatttatatttcaacaataacAAATCATTAAGCAGATCAAGTTTCTGAAAACGTAAATAATTAAAAACGGATGAATAACGTTTTCAAACTAGGCCTAAatgtcatcaagataatcattcggaccaaatttcatgaagattaattgaaaaatacagcttctatcgcatacacaatgtttttctttggtttgacctagtgacctactttttgaccccagatgacccgttttcaaactcggccaagatttcatcaaggtaatcattctgaccaaaactcatgaagattaattgaaaaatacagcctctatcgcatacacaagattttcctttgatatgaccatgtgacctagtttttgaccccagatgacccattttcgaactcagcctagatttcatcaaggctatcattctgacaaaattcatgaagattaattgaaaaaaacccagcctctatcgcatacacaaaatttttctttgatttgacctggtgacctagtttctgaccccacatgacccattttcagactcggcctagatttcatcaaggtaatcattctgaccaaaattcatgaagatcaatttaaaaatacagcctctatcgcatacacaaggtttttctttgatttgacctagtgacctagtttttgatcccagatgacccattttcaaactcggcccaGATTTattcaaggttattattctgactaaatttcatgaagatcagttgaaaaatacagcctctatcgcatacacaagctaaatgttgacagacgacagacagacagacgacagaggacggacgccggacatcgagtgatcagaaaaactcacctgagtattgctcaggtgagctaaaacgcaGCTTCTCCAAACGCGCACATtatcaacacacgcacacaccacacacacacaaagcaaacacacaaggacaaaacaaacagataaagGAAAACAGTggtgcaccgccttggaacagtcaatggcaaaaccaccactggggagcttaaaccggtttatggtgcacctaacctcccTCATACCCCAAGAGtattccaaagtcacaggacagtgtaaataaaaaagttatccccgccaagACTCATTCCCTCACCAAGGCGAATGAAGGCTAGTTGACGCTATCAGTCTGGTATAGAAGTCAATTATTGATttacatttaaatagttcaaaggTGAGTTCATTGTGCATTTGATATAACTGAAGGCAAGGGGTCGCCATTGAATTTTTTTCGAAACTATTAAGTAAATTCTACATGAAACAATTACTTTAAATCGAAGGCGAACTGACACCGTCGGATTTGAATGTGCTATTTCGTCCGAGGTAATCCTCAAAAATCAGGATTTCGATTGTTGTACTTGGGTTTTTGTTCTGTGGGATGGGTACTTGTTTATGCAGGGTTTTGAGCAAGTGGTTGGTGAAAAATgggattttaaaatttggtttctCGTTAGCAATGATGTAAATTCATGGTACATTAATTATATATAGCAAACTCCGATCCACCCTCTGTTTATTCACTACGTAAAAAATAGATAACTTGATGTTTAATATACATAACAAGCAGACAGTGATGTTATACACATATATGTATTATAAATAATAGAGTTAAACTGAAAGTGGTATTCTTATTTCTTTGCATTGTTTTACCCACCTCGCCCCTTTACATTAATGTTTCCACATGTGTTTGGAAAAGATTAGCAAGCGAGGTGAGAAATCTTTTGTTGTATATAgaatttaatatttatgtacCCAGGCTGATTTCTTCCACCATAACCTCTCCCGTTTATTATGTTGGTCATGAGGCAGACCATGCAGGTGGTAGCCCTTGCAATCAGGGTGGTGTGCCATCCGACTGTCATGTTACTCGTTTTGTATTTAGACTAGAGGACAAATTCTCTCCACTTACCATTGTTAAATCGGATAGCTATGGGTTACCACTCCCCATACACATTCAGTGTACTTATCTTCATGACTCACATAATTTAATGTCCATGTTGCTGATATCAGTTATGTAGGACTTACGATGCCTGTGGATTTGAATATTTATATTCGACAACCACTTCATTTCCCTTATCTATCGTCATCGTTGATCACTGTTTATGTTACCTGCGCCGTGCTGTACGTCGGACGCGACGAGCCTAGTACCTTATGTAGAAGCAACTACcttttaaacaagttttcattTGACCCTTCATTGTCAGCATAGCCAAACGATCACTTATACGGATTCGCCTAGGTTTTCCTGACAATTATCTGACAGTCCCCCGTTTTAAAGATTCATATCACTTGGCGGTCCCCTCACGTGGGATAGTATTAGAAATTCCTGTTAAGGTTATTGCCCTgtttcttgttattattataatgattCGCCTGTGATATTCTCCCTTTAAACCTGGTTTATTTCTATAGTATTATTGGTGTTACCAAGTTGTATAACTTGGAAGGTGTGGGAAGTTAGAGGTCACGAAACAAGTAGTCATTTAATCCAATTACCTCTTGAACTGCCGGAACCAGTTTTGGAATATAACCTtactttgaccttaaatatttgACGCTGACTGGAAACGTTCGTAACGGACTTACTCTTATTCCTCAAGCCACGAGCACGGGCATGATCTTATTATCACGGTGAAGATCTGAGTTCTAAAATAAGACACGACACTACATAATTCATCAATAATTAAGCATAGTATAGTGTCGGAGCTGATTCCAACGAATCCATCGATGGGAATAGTATAgaaattttatgcatatttagAAGTCTTCAGTTTTActcatttacttaaaatatttcttcttttaaacaTTCTTCGAACAAGAACTTCCTCAATTTGAAAGAAGTACTCGAACACAGATTTTATTCTTTGTATCACAAAGACAGACAAACAGATGccattcatttgattttgaatgttttatttttgtcatgtctTATCTCTATCGCAAGaacgtattttttttaataatt
The Mercenaria mercenaria strain notata unplaced genomic scaffold, MADL_Memer_1 contig_3889, whole genome shotgun sequence DNA segment above includes these coding regions:
- the LOC128553494 gene encoding uncharacterized protein LOC128553494; amino-acid sequence: MSTYQANSITFTGERYTAELPRKLDSPPLPTNYDIVKRRTGNLLNKLRQDPVTLNHYNVIIKDQIKKEFIEEVMPTDEPGKRVHYIPHHAVKKESSTTPIRIVYDCSCRMSRNHPSLNDCLQSTPPQLNDLAAILVRFRFHKFAVVSDIEKAFLNVGLHEKDRDVTRFVWPSDPTNPDSPLKTYRFKSVLFGSVCSPFILNATILKHL
- the LOC128553495 gene encoding uncharacterized protein LOC128553495, whose translation is MATHHNVLDEDKVTKLLGLRWQPEMDIMTFAERPIDTNPITTKRYILQSTSRIYDPLGILSPVTVRAKLLLQDIWKEHFTWDTPLPITYQRRWLNIAADLNTSVKTQFYRHYFTDVDDKSVPCLHVFVDASTQSYGATVYISKGVISTLVMAKNRVAPVKTLTLPKLELMAAVIEARLSQHLQSALGIQEICYWTDSQIVLHWQINTENNNRFVRTRVSEITALTGNQNWRYCPTQENPADLLTRGISAKQYQESNLWFNGPSWITQKSQWPTWNIRVSTVLSTSADDKTGSRTNEESPTHMTRKNSFAIQDVIECQQNFYSKEISNLQSGKSRLAVVRQLRLYLDSDGYIRCGGRIHNAPLDENTRFPILLPAKHHLTKLIIFDAHEKQLHSGTSATICHLQQKYWIPIIRQCVKSLLRKCTICRKINSKPYLAPDPPPLPTYRVKNSSPFAVTGIDFSGALYVRGESGRESKTYQSLKYDAQLAKRIYSNKMGKDGRPGIDTSKWLVNLSDKKLEAEEHFVLQNGMNLASPNPLFR